The genome window TGGTTGGCAGCACCGCTCACGCCTTGCTGGGGCTGGTAGGTCCCCCGCTCATCGAGCTCGTTGGTCTCCGTGTCCCGAAAGCTGTCATCGGGTTGTGGCTGGGTCTCGCTCACGGTGTGCTCCTTCGGATTGCTGGTGAGTCGCTGCCTGCGGCCATCCTGGCAGCACCCCCGGCCCGACGTGAACCCCTGTGCACCCCTGTGCACCCCGCCTGAACCCCGCTGAACCCGTGTGAACCTCCGTGAGGTTCAGAGCGCCCCCTCGGCGGCGGCCAGGATCTGCTCGGCGATGGCGGTGAACTCCTCGCCTGCCACCTCCGAGTCGCCGATAAAGGAGACCATGACCACGTGCCCGGCCGTCTGTCCGATCAGCACGTGGGCCGTGGTCTCCGCGCCCCCGCCTGCCGGGGTGCGGGTCCACACCAGGCCGGAATCCACTCCTTCTCCCTCCGATGCGGAGGTCCGGGCGGTGAAGTCGAACGTGGACTGCTGGAGGTTGGAGTCCGTGACGGTCATCGTCAGCTCAGGACAGTCCGCCACGAGCCGCTCGACGTTGGCCAGGTGGTCCTCCACCACGCCGGCGTCCTCGAGGGAGGCGACCTCCACGGTGCCCGTCCCGGCGAACGTCTCAGAACCGAAGTCCAGGCGGGAGGCGTCCGCCCCGGGCATCAGGATGGGCGACCAGTCCACCGCCGTCAGGGGGGACTTGCAGCTGGCCGGCTCCACCGTGGTGCCGGAGGAGTTCGTCTGCCGCAATCGCGCGTCCTCGCGCGTGGCGGCGATCTCGGTGTCCGTGGCGGAGACCTGGTTGGTGAAGCCGAAGCTGGCGGCCCGCTCGGCGGCGGCCCCCACCGCGGCCTGGTCGGCCCGCGCGTCGGCGGCCTCGGTCTCCGAAGGGTCGGTGGAAGCCGTGCCCGACGTCGGCGACCCACCGTCCGCGCCAGCCCCGCCTTCCGCTCCATCTCCGTTCTGGGCGTCGGCACCAGCGGTGGGCATGGCGCTACCGGACGGATTCTCCGAGGTGATCCCGTGCGGGTTGGCGGGGACGCCGGCGTCGTTCCCCTCCTGGTCACTGACACCGCCCGAACAACCGGCGAGGACGAGCATCCCGGCCAGGCCCAGGGCGGCTATCCGAGCACCCGGGCGGTGCAGCCGGCGGGAGCCGAGGATGGGCCGGATGACCGGGGTCTGGCGGGGGGAACGCGTGGTCATCGGCGGGGCTCCTCGTTGTCGGCAAGTTCTTGGTACATGCGGTTCCAGGCCTTGAGTTCGGCCTCGTCGTTGAGGTCGGCCTTGCGGTCCAGCCGCTTGGTCTCCTTGGCGTCCGTGCGAGACCACATCACGGCCACCGCCACGGCCATGAGCACCGTGGGCACCTCGCCGATCCCCCACATCACGGCGCCGCCGATCTGCTGGTCGGCGATGGCGGAGGGCCCCCAGTCGCGTCCCGTGGAACCGAACCATGAGGCCTGGAGGAGGGATTCGGAGGAGGTCATGGCCACGCCGATGAACGCGTGGAACGCCATGGTGGCCAGCAGGATCACCAAGCGGAGCGGGTAGAGCGCCTTGCGCGGCAACGGATCGATCCCGATCATCACCGAGGCGAAGATGTAACCGGTCAGCAGGAAGTGCACGTTCATGAACTCGTGCCCGAGGTGCTCCTGGAGCGAGAAGCCGAAGAACGGCGTGTAGTAGAACACCAGGATCGAACCGGCGAAGTTCACGGCGGCCACCACCGGGTTGGTGATGAACCGGCCGAAGGGCGAGTGCACGATCCACAGGATCCACTCGCGAGGACCGCGGGTGCCGTCCGTGCGGCTGGGCAGGGAGCGCAGGGCCAGGGTGACGGGGGCACCGAGCACCAGGAACATCGGCGAGATCATGGTCAGCGTCATGTGGGCCACCATGTGGGCACTGAACAGCACCTGGCCGTAGATCGCCGGGGAGCCGGAGGTCACCCAGAACAGGATGGTCAGGCCGGCCACGAAGGAGATCGTGCGCAGTACGGGCCAGCGGTCACCGCGGCGGTGCAGCCGGATGGTGGCGCGTACGTACCAGAGCACCAGGAACGCGATGATGGCGACCCACAGCCAGTCGAAGCGCCACTGCGTGAACCAGGTCTGGAAGGTCAGTTCCGGGGGCAGGTCGTAGCCCGTGAGGATGCGGGCCGGAGAGGCATCCGGGGCGATCTCCTCGGGGACAGGCGGAGAAGTGCGGGAGAGGACGGTGGCGAGTCCCATGATCGCCGCCATGATGGCCGCCTCCACCGCGATCAGCTGCCAGAGCAGGCGCTTGGCGGCCGGCGGCGGGGCGGTGGTGCCGGTGGCCAGCCGCGGGATGACCCACAGCCGGTGCATCAGGCCGATCAGGCCGAGCAGCACGGAGCCCACGAGCTTGGCCAGCACCAGCACGCCATAGGGACTGGCGAGCTGCTCCAGCGTGTTCATGCGGATGGCGGCGTTGACCACTCCGGACAGGACCACGGTGGCCAGTCCCAACCCGGCCAGGAGCGAGTAGCGGCTGACCACGGTGTAGATCAGCGGTTCAGGGCCCTGCCGGTGGGCGGAGGGCTTGCCGCTGGCGCCGTCCGGACCGTGCAGCTTCGGGGAGACCAGGGCCAGGACGATCAGCCCGCCGATCCAGACGACCACCCCGAGCAGGTGCAGACCGATCGAGTTGACGGCCCCGTTGTGGTCATCCCCGGAGGCCGAGTGGCCGATCAGGGCCAGGGGCACGATGCCGACCAGGCCGAGCAGGGCGGTCCAGGCCAGGCCGACCGTGGAGCGGACGGCCAGGGTCAGCGAGGTGATGACGGCGGCCAGGACCGTCACCACGGTCCAAGCCTGGCCCACCGAGATGTCCTGCAGGTAGCCGACGAGGCCGGAGGTGAACGACGCGCTGGGGTCCAGCGGCATGCCGGCGAGGTCCGAGTAGGACAACACGAGAACGGCGAGGGCGGACAGCGTCCAGACCACGGAGGCCGCGGTGGCCACCTGCATCAGCCGGGTGAAGGCCGGATGTTCGCCGCCCTGCCCACTGTGGGCGCGCTGGCCCCGGGTGGGCGGCATGATGGCACAGGCGAAGATCAGCGCGCCGACCGCGGTGGGCATGGCCAGGTTGTTGACCATCTCGGCCACCGGCAGTCCCCAACGGGTCAGGGCCCCGGGGTCGGAGAGCTGGTCCACGGCCAGGATGCCCGTCCAGGCGGCGGCCAGCACCAGGCTGACCGCGCCGACGACTCCGGCCACGGGCCATAGCCACACCGGTGCGGAGGTGCCCCGCTCAACGGTTGGGGAAGATTTCACAGTATCCATTCTCTCGCAGGTGGTTCCTGCCGGTGGGGGCCCGGGGCGGAGGTGCCCCGGGCCCCCCGGTGCGGTGCCGTGACAGATCAGCGGTCGCTGGCCCCCGAGTCGTTCGATCCTCCGTCAGGACCGTTGGTACCGTCCTCGCCATCGATACCGTCGGTTCCGTCGGTGCCGTTGCCGGTACCGCCTTGACGGCCCGCGGAGCCGGTGCCGATGGCCCTGGCCTTGCGGAACACCATCAGCATGGCGACCACGACGACGAGGACGCCACCGATGGCCGCAGGCCAGACCCAGCCCGCAACGGGGCCGGAGGGTGCCTGGCTGTCCTCGGCGGTGGCCTCGCCGGACGCCGGGTCGGTGGCCGCGGTGCCGGGTTCGGCGGTGGCCGCCGTGGTCGCCGTGGCTGCCGTGGTCGCGGAACCCGTAGCATCCGCGCCGGTGCCGGTGCCGGCATCACCCGGCGTGGTCTCTGATGAGGCCGGTGCGTCCGGGTTCGGCACCCCGCAGTCCTCCGGGGCGGCCGCTTCGGGGGCGGAGGGGTCCTCGAGGGTGAACTCGTACCCCTTCTCCTCGGAGTGGCCGTCTGAATACACGACGCGGTAGTCCACCGTGTATTCGCCGTTGGGCAGGCCCTCGCACAGGGCAGCGGTGAGGCTCGGGCCAGTGACCTGGGCTTCTCCGTCCTGCCACTGGTGGCCGTCCTCGTCCGTGACCGTCACGAGGTTCTGGATGCCCTGGCCAGTGGTCAGGTTCCCGGAGAATTCCAGGCCGATCTCGGCCGGGGCCTCGAGGACGGCGGTGCCGGCCTCCGGGGTGGCGGACAGCAGCTGGTCATGCGCTGCCGCCGGGGTGGCCGTGGCCAAGGCGAGCAGCGCGGCGGCCGAGAGGGCCGCCGTGCCGGCGCCGATGCCGCGGGCGCGCCAGGTACGCAGGGGTCGTGCAGGGGTGGTGGTTCTGTGAGTGCTCATGGTGTCCTTCACAGCCCGGGCCGGGCACGGCACCGGGCAGGGGTCTGCCGGATGGAGGGTGGAGCTTCCCCGGCCGGCGGATCAGTGGGCGATCAGGCGGCCAGGGCGAACTCCGGCGGACCGCGCAGCCGTTGTGTCGCCAGCAGCACCTCATCAGGCCGACGCGACCCCCGGACTGCGCGGACGGCCACCCGGCGGACGGGGACGGTCGGGACCCACCGAGCCAGCCGGGCGCCTGGGGACCGCAGGACGAGCCCGACGGCGAGTTCCGCCATCCGCGCCGCGAGCAGTTCCCCGCGGCGCAGGACCAGCACGGTCCCGACGGCGGCCAGCACGTGGGCGAGCACCATCCCCGCGGAGGGCGTGCTGAGGGCATCGTCGGCGGCAGCAGGGCTCGAGAGACCGGCCAGGG of Citricoccus sp. K5 contains these proteins:
- a CDS encoding copper resistance CopC family protein; the protein is MSTHRTTTPARPLRTWRARGIGAGTAALSAAALLALATATPAAAHDQLLSATPEAGTAVLEAPAEIGLEFSGNLTTGQGIQNLVTVTDEDGHQWQDGEAQVTGPSLTAALCEGLPNGEYTVDYRVVYSDGHSEEKGYEFTLEDPSAPEAAAPEDCGVPNPDAPASSETTPGDAGTGTGADATGSATTAATATTAATAEPGTAATDPASGEATAEDSQAPSGPVAGWVWPAAIGGVLVVVVAMLMVFRKARAIGTGSAGRQGGTGNGTDGTDGIDGEDGTNGPDGGSNDSGASDR
- a CDS encoding cytochrome c oxidase assembly protein — protein: MDTVKSSPTVERGTSAPVWLWPVAGVVGAVSLVLAAAWTGILAVDQLSDPGALTRWGLPVAEMVNNLAMPTAVGALIFACAIMPPTRGQRAHSGQGGEHPAFTRLMQVATAASVVWTLSALAVLVLSYSDLAGMPLDPSASFTSGLVGYLQDISVGQAWTVVTVLAAVITSLTLAVRSTVGLAWTALLGLVGIVPLALIGHSASGDDHNGAVNSIGLHLLGVVVWIGGLIVLALVSPKLHGPDGASGKPSAHRQGPEPLIYTVVSRYSLLAGLGLATVVLSGVVNAAIRMNTLEQLASPYGVLVLAKLVGSVLLGLIGLMHRLWVIPRLATGTTAPPPAAKRLLWQLIAVEAAIMAAIMGLATVLSRTSPPVPEEIAPDASPARILTGYDLPPELTFQTWFTQWRFDWLWVAIIAFLVLWYVRATIRLHRRGDRWPVLRTISFVAGLTILFWVTSGSPAIYGQVLFSAHMVAHMTLTMISPMFLVLGAPVTLALRSLPSRTDGTRGPREWILWIVHSPFGRFITNPVVAAVNFAGSILVFYYTPFFGFSLQEHLGHEFMNVHFLLTGYIFASVMIGIDPLPRKALYPLRLVILLATMAFHAFIGVAMTSSESLLQASWFGSTGRDWGPSAIADQQIGGAVMWGIGEVPTVLMAVAVAVMWSRTDAKETKRLDRKADLNDEAELKAWNRMYQELADNEEPRR